The genomic stretch GACGCATCTTGAACTCTACCGGCATTTCGAGCGTATCGGTGGCGTCGCTCACACCCACTCGTCCTGGGCCTGTGTCTGGGCTCAGGCTCAGCGGGATATCCCTTGTCTTGGTACGACGCAGGCGGATACCTTCTACGGACCGATTCCCTGTACCCGTCTTCTGACCCGGGAGGAAATCGAAGAGGACTACGAAAGGGCAACAGGGCTTGTCATTGTCGAGCGCTTTCAGGGTCTCGATTACGAGGCTATTCCGGGAGTTCTCGTGGCCGGACACGGACCCTTTACCTGGGGAAAAGACCCCATGGAGGCAGTGCACACGAGCATTATCCTTGAGGAGGTGGCCAAAACGACGTACTTCTCGCTCCTTCTCTCTCCTCACCTTTCTGAAATCCCTCAGGCTCTCCGCGACAAGCACTACCTTCGCAAGCACGGGCCCCAGGCCTACTACGGGCAGGAGAGAAAGCCATGAGGTACCGAACGGTCAAGGTTGCGGCCCATCGTGTGGAGGCAGAACTCATTCGTGGCTACCTCGAAGCGGGGGGTATTCGAGTCCTCTTGAAGCCGTCGGCCAGTCCCTATGGGGGCGAGGCGTACTTTGGGGATACGGGACCCGTGGAGGTTCAGGTCCCTGAGGAGAGTTTCGCGAGGGCACGGGGAATTCTTGCCGGGCTTGAAAAAGGCCTGTAGGGATTTCTTTTCGCAGGTTTTTTGATATAATATGAATATGCTGTCGTTTCCCGAGGGAGGGGATACGTTGGCTGAACGTGTCGATATCCTTGCGCGACGGCGACATCGGGAGGAGCTGCGGTTCCGCCTGCTCCTTTTTGTTCCCACCATTGTCTTCCTCGTCCTCATGGTCATCTTCCCCCTTGTGTACTCGGTGAACATCAGTTTCTACGATTACGTTCGGGGTCGGGAGCCACGCTTTGTCGGGGTGGGGAACTACGCCCAACTCTTCCGGAGCGAGCAGTTCTGGCTCGTCACCTGGGTGACGCTGCGCATCACCTTGACGTGTCTTGCCATCGAGATGGGGCTTGGGCTTCTCCTTGGTTTTGCCCTGAGCCAGAGGATTCCGGGGATGGGTTTCTTCCGCCTTTTGATTTTCCTTCCCATGATGCTTGCCCCCCTTGTGGCCGGTCTCTTCTGGAGGTTGC from Candidatus Caldatribacterium sp. encodes the following:
- a CDS encoding L-ribulose-5-phosphate 4-epimerase, coding for MLEELKREVWEANLELFRQGLVILTWGNVSGIHREKGLVVIKPSGVPYDALSWEHMVVVDLENGKVVEGELRPSSDTPTHLELYRHFERIGGVAHTHSSWACVWAQAQRDIPCLGTTQADTFYGPIPCTRLLTREEIEEDYERATGLVIVERFQGLDYEAIPGVLVAGHGPFTWGKDPMEAVHTSIILEEVAKTTYFSLLLSPHLSEIPQALRDKHYLRKHGPQAYYGQERKP
- a CDS encoding DUF2007 domain-containing protein, whose amino-acid sequence is MRYRTVKVAAHRVEAELIRGYLEAGGIRVLLKPSASPYGGEAYFGDTGPVEVQVPEESFARARGILAGLEKGL
- a CDS encoding sugar ABC transporter permease; this translates as MAERVDILARRRHREELRFRLLLFVPTIVFLVLMVIFPLVYSVNISFYDYVRGREPRFVGVGNYAQLFRSEQFWLVTWVTLRITLTCLAIEMGLGLLLGFALSQRIPGMGFFRLLIFLPMMLAPLVAGLFWRLLLDQTFGLVNFFLERLGFKAVEWLTDPRFAIWGIIITDV